One region of Methanobacterium sp. genomic DNA includes:
- the minD gene encoding cell division ATPase MinD, whose product MTRVITVASGKGGVGKTTITANLGVALSTYGEETIVLDADVAMANLELILGMEGKSVTLHDVLSGEASIEDAIYDGPGGVKVVPAGISLEGLRKIRLDRLEGALEIIIENSDILLIDAPAGLEKDALAAIAAAQELILVTTPEVPSISDALKTKIVANKLGVDIIGVVVNREQHDKTFLTINEIETILEVPVIAVIPDDPEVSRAAAFGEPLIVKNPKSPTSNAIMQLGADLIGEEYHPIEPDKKGVISKLVEGLLGRRG is encoded by the coding sequence ATGACAAGAGTTATAACTGTCGCTTCAGGAAAAGGTGGGGTCGGAAAAACAACAATAACCGCAAATTTAGGCGTTGCCTTATCCACTTATGGGGAAGAAACAATAGTGCTCGATGCAGATGTTGCAATGGCCAATTTAGAGCTTATACTTGGAATGGAAGGAAAATCTGTTACTTTACATGATGTGCTATCTGGAGAAGCTTCAATAGAAGATGCTATATATGATGGTCCTGGAGGAGTTAAGGTTGTTCCTGCAGGAATTTCTCTGGAGGGGCTTCGTAAAATAAGACTGGATAGGTTAGAAGGTGCATTAGAAATTATTATTGAAAATTCAGACATACTTTTAATAGACGCTCCTGCAGGGCTTGAAAAAGATGCTCTGGCAGCAATAGCTGCTGCACAGGAACTGATTCTGGTCACAACACCGGAAGTCCCATCAATCAGCGATGCTTTAAAGACAAAAATTGTTGCCAATAAGTTAGGAGTGGACATAATCGGCGTTGTTGTAAACAGGGAACAGCATGATAAGACATTTTTAACTATTAATGAAATTGAAACTATTTTAGAAGTACCAGTTATTGCTGTGATTCCTGATGACCCTGAAGTAAGCAGAGCTGCTGCTTTTGGGGAGCCACTTATAGTTAAAAACCCTAAATCTCCTACAAGCAATGCAATTATGCAGTTAGGTGCAGATCTTATTGGAGAGGAATACCATCCAATTGAACCAGATAAGAAAGGAGTTATTTCTAAACTGGTTGAAGGATTACTTGGAAGAAGAGGTTAA
- a CDS encoding DUF1611 domain-containing protein: MYEVISASELQKLNPFIVVGCGGGGEKFANFEGIETVGFVDDNIKKQGMEFCGNVVSSNLNRLIAETNANSVAIMLPIGAEGAALKYAVQAVDSGKNVVTSFRSLSLLENKSLVKFAEDKGVVLKEISPRLDIIKKVFGIAPSKCTEVLPKIFYRPKAPVVFIGGTSQECGKRTTTRILGKTAEEKGLKVAVISTDEMGLESPVDMNFRAGSLSVMDVAAAVMGSMKYMEEKKDPDIIFVEGQSSLTEKGNPHPRGLSASILIGSMPDATVVCHRPNHPFREPRGIKDEIRAIEALEPTKVVGISLNMRNVTDKKDILKYEEKYKLLAVDIKNGGASKLLDVILDHVGLN; this comes from the coding sequence CTGTATGAGGTAATTTCTGCAAGCGAACTTCAAAAGCTCAACCCTTTTATAGTTGTTGGATGTGGTGGTGGAGGTGAAAAGTTTGCTAATTTTGAGGGAATTGAAACTGTTGGTTTTGTCGATGATAATATTAAAAAACAGGGCATGGAATTTTGCGGTAATGTAGTATCTTCAAATTTAAACAGGCTAATTGCAGAAACAAATGCCAATAGTGTTGCAATAATGCTTCCTATCGGCGCTGAAGGGGCAGCGCTCAAATATGCTGTACAGGCAGTGGATAGTGGAAAAAATGTTGTGACCTCCTTCAGATCGCTCTCCCTTCTTGAAAATAAGTCTCTGGTTAAATTTGCAGAAGATAAGGGAGTAGTTTTAAAAGAAATCAGCCCTCGTTTAGATATTATTAAAAAAGTATTTGGTATTGCACCCTCTAAATGCACTGAAGTATTGCCCAAGATTTTCTACAGGCCAAAGGCACCGGTTGTTTTTATTGGGGGTACTTCTCAAGAATGCGGTAAAAGAACAACCACAAGAATTCTTGGAAAAACAGCAGAAGAAAAAGGATTAAAAGTCGCAGTAATATCTACTGATGAAATGGGTCTTGAAAGTCCTGTTGACATGAATTTCCGGGCCGGTAGTCTTTCAGTAATGGATGTGGCAGCAGCAGTTATGGGTTCTATGAAATACATGGAAGAAAAGAAAGATCCGGATATTATATTTGTGGAAGGGCAATCCAGCCTCACTGAGAAAGGAAATCCCCATCCAAGGGGACTTTCAGCTTCAATACTCATAGGATCAATGCCTGATGCTACTGTTGTTTGCCATAGGCCTAACCATCCCTTCAGGGAACCGCGTGGAATAAAGGATGAAATCAGGGCAATAGAAGCACTGGAACCCACAAAAGTTGTTGGTATTTCTTTAAATATGAGAAATGTTACTGACAAAAAGGATATATTGAAGTATGAGGAAAAATACAAATTACTGGCAGTAGATATTAAAAATGGTGGAGCATCAAAATTACTCGATGTTATACTTGATCATGTGGGGTTGAATTAG
- a CDS encoding dihydroorotase family protein, which yields MIDLCLTNCKIVPENLECTIGIDNGKIVSITKIPPKSSEIIDIKGNPILPGLIDSHVHFRDPGLTYKEDFKTGSKAAAAGGFTTVMDMPNTEPPTNTKKAFLEKLDIAKKSIVDFALHAGVKDLDDIDQVAELNPASFKIFMDLADNSFLMETFKEISKLNQKHIISIHAEDKNIIDHCTRIEKGLMNENPRIYAKARPPISEVVAVATAIALASYYNQKVRICHVSTKKALELINYAKTLGFDIFSEITPHHLLLDDSYFDKCGNFVKTNPPLRDNENKLDIFDLKEIDIIGTDHAPHTLKEKERNVWEAPPGIPNLDTTLPLLLTQINNGKITFGEIKRLLCENPARFFNLKNKGRIEIGRDADFVVVDMKKEDIINAEKFKTKAKYSPFEGFNVKGIPVMTMVRGNVVFENGEVFENKGKHVYCPE from the coding sequence TTGATTGATTTATGTTTAACTAACTGTAAAATTGTCCCTGAAAACCTGGAATGCACCATTGGAATTGATAATGGAAAAATTGTCTCCATTACAAAAATCCCGCCAAAAAGCAGCGAAATAATCGATATCAAAGGAAACCCAATTTTACCTGGTTTAATTGACTCACACGTTCATTTTAGAGACCCTGGACTTACTTATAAAGAAGATTTTAAAACTGGAAGCAAAGCAGCTGCAGCAGGCGGTTTTACCACAGTAATGGACATGCCCAATACAGAACCTCCAACAAACACTAAAAAAGCGTTTCTTGAAAAGCTTGATATTGCAAAAAAGAGTATTGTTGATTTTGCGCTGCATGCAGGAGTAAAAGATTTAGATGATATTGATCAGGTAGCCGAGCTTAATCCTGCTTCTTTTAAAATATTCATGGATCTTGCAGATAACAGCTTTTTAATGGAAACATTTAAGGAAATTTCTAAATTAAACCAGAAACACATTATTTCCATTCATGCAGAAGATAAAAATATTATAGATCACTGCACCCGGATAGAAAAAGGCCTGATGAATGAAAATCCCAGAATATATGCTAAGGCACGCCCACCAATTTCAGAAGTGGTTGCTGTAGCTACAGCTATTGCTCTTGCCTCCTATTACAACCAGAAAGTTCGCATATGCCATGTGAGTACTAAAAAAGCCCTTGAATTAATAAATTATGCTAAAACTCTTGGTTTTGATATTTTTTCAGAGATAACACCTCATCACCTTCTTCTGGATGATTCCTACTTTGATAAATGCGGTAATTTTGTGAAAACAAATCCTCCACTTAGGGATAATGAGAACAAACTGGATATCTTTGACCTTAAAGAAATTGATATTATTGGAACAGATCACGCCCCCCACACATTAAAAGAAAAGGAAAGAAATGTATGGGAAGCACCGCCTGGAATTCCAAACCTTGATACAACCCTTCCCTTGCTTTTAACTCAAATAAATAATGGAAAAATAACTTTTGGTGAAATTAAGCGGCTTTTATGTGAAAATCCTGCCAGATTTTTTAATCTTAAAAACAAGGGCAGAATAGAAATAGGAAGAGATGCAGACTTTGTAGTTGTTGACATGAAAAAAGAAGATATAATAAATGCTGAAAAATTCAAAACAAAGGCAAAATATTCTCCATTTGAAGGGTTTAATGTGAAAGGAATTCCTGTTATGACCATGGTCCGTGGAAATGTGGTTTTTGAAAATGGAGAAGTTTTTGAAAATAAAGGAAAACATGTTTATTGCCCTGAATAA
- a CDS encoding DUF1724 domain-containing protein, protein MSRDNTLNFYEEVKEDLKFFGISSIRVKIMIILMDGPKKTSQLRKLTGIQSSTILRGINGLEKQRIVSRDIDNYYLSEIGHILSLKLEDMIKTLIVLKKCQNLWLNHEINDIPKKLLMNIGNLSDSEFIESEKTNIFKAHGLFIDILLQSKTIKGVSTIFHPDFTKTFLQILDNKEVKVELILSEAVLKQTIKNLNPLNLKDFIKLNSSGSINLWILNEEVKVAFTVTDKHLSLGLYTKEGVYDASRGLISKNNDAILWANDLFEYYRQKSDKIGLKKLDKLISHLI, encoded by the coding sequence ATGTCCAGGGATAATACTTTAAATTTTTATGAAGAAGTAAAGGAAGATTTGAAATTTTTTGGTATATCCAGTATTAGAGTAAAAATTATGATCATTTTAATGGATGGGCCTAAAAAAACCAGTCAACTAAGGAAATTAACTGGAATTCAGTCTTCTACCATATTACGTGGAATAAATGGGCTTGAAAAACAAAGGATAGTATCAAGAGACATTGATAATTACTACTTATCTGAAATTGGACATATATTATCCCTAAAATTAGAAGACATGATTAAAACACTGATTGTACTTAAAAAATGCCAGAATTTATGGCTTAATCATGAAATAAATGATATTCCTAAGAAATTATTAATGAATATAGGAAATTTAAGCGATTCAGAGTTTATTGAGTCAGAGAAGACTAACATTTTTAAGGCTCACGGGCTGTTTATAGATATATTACTCCAATCCAAAACTATAAAGGGTGTTTCTACTATTTTTCACCCGGATTTTACAAAAACATTTCTACAAATACTTGACAATAAAGAAGTTAAAGTTGAACTAATACTGAGTGAAGCTGTACTAAAACAAACCATCAAAAACCTCAATCCCCTGAATTTAAAAGATTTTATTAAGTTAAATTCCAGTGGAAGCATAAATTTATGGATATTAAATGAAGAAGTGAAAGTAGCTTTTACAGTTACAGATAAACACCTGTCTTTAGGACTATATACAAAAGAGGGAGTATACGATGCTTCAAGGGGTTTAATAAGCAAAAATAATGATGCTATTTTATGGGCAAATGATCTATTTGAATACTATCGCCAAAAATCTGATAAAATCGGATTAAAAAAGCTGGATAAATTGATATCTCATTTAATATAG
- a CDS encoding methionine synthase — protein MITTVVGSYPALPEEPSSISKKLSNFFGIYDKYKPAIKLAIRDQIEAGIDIISDGQVRCGMVEIFAKAIPGMAVEDNTPKIVGKIMPPHRSISAGDLKYAINISKNISKEYGSNQSKTIEKGVKGVKGIITGPSTLVFSSRLEGFYRKKEDAVFDMAYALKKEAEFLEKAGAIYIQVDEPFISTGVVDVNVAKKAVGIITEDLSIPKALHVCGDVADVFNEILKFDVDIIDCEFAGIPQNVNLLENCNLKGKKIGFGCLDTKTNKTETKEEVKNLIKRGIELIGAENMIADPDCGMRMRSRDAAFSKLKVMAEAVKNL, from the coding sequence ATGATAACTACAGTGGTGGGAAGTTATCCTGCATTACCTGAAGAACCGTCATCAATTTCAAAAAAACTTTCAAACTTTTTTGGGATATATGATAAATATAAACCAGCAATAAAACTTGCAATACGTGACCAGATAGAAGCAGGGATTGATATAATCTCAGATGGGCAGGTAAGATGTGGAATGGTTGAAATTTTTGCTAAAGCTATTCCTGGAATGGCTGTTGAAGATAATACTCCTAAAATTGTGGGAAAAATCATGCCACCTCACAGGTCAATATCTGCTGGAGACCTTAAATATGCAATAAACATTTCTAAAAACATTTCCAAGGAATATGGCTCAAATCAGAGTAAAACAATTGAAAAAGGCGTTAAAGGAGTTAAAGGCATAATTACGGGTCCTTCTACTCTTGTTTTCTCTTCAAGACTTGAAGGATTTTATAGAAAAAAAGAAGACGCAGTTTTTGATATGGCGTATGCTTTAAAAAAGGAAGCTGAATTTTTAGAAAAAGCAGGAGCTATCTATATCCAGGTTGATGAGCCATTTATTTCCACTGGTGTTGTGGATGTTAATGTTGCAAAAAAAGCCGTGGGGATTATAACAGAAGATTTATCTATCCCTAAAGCATTACATGTCTGTGGGGATGTGGCAGATGTCTTCAATGAGATTTTAAAATTTGATGTGGATATAATTGATTGTGAATTTGCAGGTATTCCTCAAAATGTGAATTTGCTTGAAAATTGCAACTTAAAAGGTAAAAAAATAGGATTTGGATGTTTAGATACAAAAACCAATAAAACTGAAACTAAAGAAGAAGTTAAAAACCTTATTAAAAGAGGTATAGAGTTAATAGGTGCTGAAAACATGATTGCAGACCCTGATTGCGGAATGCGAATGCGGTCAAGAGATGCGGCGTTTTCAAAGCTTAAAGTAATGGCTGAGGCAGTGAAAAATCTCTGA
- a CDS encoding carbohydrate kinase family protein has translation MVGLGACNIDFLQKVPRFTSPDDEVEINNLLLSVGGSASNFTVGTSRLNVNTGIIARIGRDYFGEVALGELEHERVDIQRLLKTDHKTGMVFIAVDPGGERSMYTFIGANKKFKLEREDINYINDSKILHVTQMYKSVVKEASKHANIFSFNPGAILCSFGTTKLAKIIKRTDILFLNKKEMKILTGEDIRVGAHVLQDMGAKIVIVTCGENGASLYTEYDVIHSPARKVNVLDTTGAGDSFAAGFIAGYIKEKKLRECLDYANLVASYCVRKLGALNTPHYFDLDEI, from the coding sequence GTGGTAGGGCTTGGAGCATGCAACATAGATTTTTTACAAAAAGTCCCTCGATTTACCTCACCAGATGATGAAGTGGAAATAAATAACCTCCTTTTATCTGTTGGAGGGTCTGCATCTAATTTTACAGTTGGAACATCCCGTTTAAATGTTAATACGGGCATTATAGCAAGAATTGGTAGGGATTATTTTGGTGAAGTCGCTCTTGGAGAACTTGAACATGAGAGGGTTGATATTCAGCGACTCTTAAAAACAGACCACAAAACAGGTATGGTGTTTATTGCTGTTGATCCTGGGGGTGAAAGGTCCATGTACACATTTATAGGTGCAAATAAAAAATTCAAGCTTGAAAGAGAAGATATTAATTATATAAATGATTCAAAAATCCTCCATGTCACTCAGATGTATAAGAGCGTTGTTAAGGAGGCTTCAAAACATGCAAATATTTTTTCTTTTAACCCTGGTGCTATTTTATGTTCATTTGGTACCACTAAACTTGCAAAAATAATTAAAAGAACCGATATTTTGTTTTTAAACAAAAAAGAGATGAAAATATTAACTGGTGAGGATATTAGAGTTGGTGCACATGTTCTTCAGGATATGGGGGCTAAAATAGTGATTGTAACATGCGGTGAAAATGGTGCAAGTCTTTATACTGAATATGATGTAATTCACTCGCCTGCCAGAAAAGTAAATGTACTGGATACAACTGGAGCTGGAGACTCATTTGCAGCAGGGTTTATTGCAGGGTACATAAAAGAAAAAAAACTTAGAGAATGTTTGGATTATGCAAATTTAGTTGCTTCTTACTGTGTTAGAAAATTAGGGGCTTTAAATACTCCTCATTATTTTGATCTGGATGAAATTTGA
- a CDS encoding roadblock/LC7 domain-containing protein, which yields MIERILKDLGRINGVNGSLVVGKDGLIIEAEVPGDIDSELVAAMSSAVFGTAERSAEEMKHEPLQQVMIEGNKGKTLMIDAGEGILVVITDIDINLGLIRIEMRRSAERVTDFLG from the coding sequence ATGATAGAAAGAATACTTAAAGATCTGGGCAGAATAAACGGGGTAAATGGTTCTTTAGTGGTAGGAAAAGATGGTTTGATCATTGAAGCAGAAGTTCCAGGCGATATTGACTCAGAACTTGTAGCAGCAATGTCATCTGCTGTTTTTGGTACAGCAGAAAGATCAGCAGAGGAAATGAAACATGAACCCTTACAACAGGTAATGATAGAAGGAAATAAAGGGAAAACGTTAATGATTGACGCTGGAGAAGGTATTTTAGTAGTTATTACAGATATAGACATTAACCTTGGTTTAATCAGGATTGAAATGAGAAGAAGTGCAGAGCGCGTGACTGACTTTTTAGGATAA
- a CDS encoding TatD family hydrolase, giving the protein MIDSHIHADTRPYEDFELMKIAGIKKAVTCAHDPLKMSTSDVIFDHWDRILSNDVKRAAENGLELYAAIGIHPRSISADFERALEKLPGYLKNDGVVAVGEIGLEVASKLEKEIFKRQLKLAESLEMKVVVHTPRRNKKEVTGVITSIIEENIDPEMVVIDHVDKSIVDDVIEFGSMLGITVQPLKMTPDEAVSLILEYGFEKFMLNSDMSSSPSDPLSVPKTVHKMRLAGFEEKDIDKVSNENASMFFGI; this is encoded by the coding sequence ATGATAGACTCACACATACATGCAGATACAAGACCTTATGAAGACTTTGAGCTGATGAAAATAGCAGGAATAAAAAAAGCAGTTACATGTGCCCATGATCCATTAAAAATGAGTACTTCAGACGTGATATTTGATCACTGGGACAGAATTTTAAGTAATGATGTTAAAAGAGCCGCAGAAAATGGATTAGAATTATACGCTGCCATTGGGATTCATCCACGAAGCATTTCAGCTGATTTTGAAAGAGCACTTGAAAAGCTACCAGGCTATCTAAAAAATGATGGTGTGGTGGCAGTTGGAGAAATAGGTCTTGAAGTTGCCTCTAAACTGGAAAAAGAAATATTTAAAAGACAGTTAAAGCTTGCTGAAAGTCTTGAAATGAAAGTGGTTGTTCACACACCACGCAGGAACAAAAAGGAAGTTACAGGAGTTATAACTTCAATCATTGAAGAAAATATTGATCCTGAAATGGTTGTAATAGATCATGTGGATAAAAGCATTGTCGATGATGTCATTGAATTTGGGTCAATGCTTGGAATTACAGTACAGCCCCTCAAGATGACTCCAGACGAAGCAGTTTCATTAATCTTAGAGTATGGATTTGAAAAATTTATGTTAAACAGTGACATGAGCTCTTCACCTTCAGATCCGTTATCTGTCCCTAAAACTGTACATAAAATGAGATTAGCAGGATTTGAAGAAAAAGATATTGATAAAGTTTCAAATGAAAATGCGTCAATGTTTTTTGGTATTTAA
- the sepF gene encoding cell division protein SepF gives MKDVMDYIKKNLGMEDERKEEEDKEPIIVPEHSFYEIILMKASNIPDVEDALNQIKEEKNPIVLDMGFIENSPEDFKLVGEKLKEFRETVGGEAILLCKNGKNVVIITPPEIKLVRK, from the coding sequence ATGAAAGATGTCATGGATTATATTAAGAAAAATCTGGGAATGGAAGATGAAAGAAAAGAGGAAGAAGATAAAGAACCTATTATAGTTCCGGAGCATTCTTTCTATGAGATAATCCTGATGAAAGCCAGTAATATTCCAGATGTAGAAGATGCACTGAATCAAATAAAAGAAGAAAAAAATCCAATTGTATTGGATATGGGTTTTATAGAGAATAGCCCTGAGGATTTCAAGCTTGTTGGAGAAAAATTAAAGGAATTCAGAGAAACTGTGGGTGGAGAAGCCATCTTACTGTGTAAAAATGGCAAAAACGTGGTGATTATTACTCCGCCTGAAATCAAACTTGTAAGAAAGTAA
- a CDS encoding thymidylate synthase — protein sequence MAFLIEVNEIADGWETLVRKIVENGKEIKDERGSLTLELLNTIVTIKNPTGYLKDLKSIRIPDGCFWAGERLKEYSEQFLSKDKQGFVYTYGNRLRKHFKDIDQIQEAVERLKNCEESRRAISVTWDPLTDTKNDEVPCMILVDFKIRDGKINTTGLWRSHDIYQAWFPNAVGLTHLSKYVADGLNVQIGTLTIHSISAHIYEHCFDEARRL from the coding sequence ATGGCATTTTTAATTGAAGTCAATGAAATTGCAGATGGCTGGGAAACACTTGTAAGAAAAATAGTGGAAAATGGTAAAGAGATTAAAGATGAAAGAGGATCACTAACTTTAGAGCTCTTAAATACTATTGTTACAATTAAGAATCCTACAGGTTATTTAAAAGATTTAAAATCAATTAGAATTCCTGATGGATGTTTTTGGGCAGGAGAAAGGCTTAAAGAGTACTCTGAACAATTTTTAAGTAAAGATAAACAGGGTTTTGTTTATACTTATGGTAACCGGCTCAGAAAACATTTTAAGGATATTGATCAGATTCAAGAGGCAGTTGAAAGACTTAAAAACTGTGAGGAATCAAGGAGAGCTATATCTGTAACATGGGATCCACTAACTGACACTAAAAATGATGAAGTACCCTGCATGATCCTGGTGGATTTTAAAATAAGAGATGGGAAGATTAATACCACAGGATTATGGCGTTCTCATGACATATATCAGGCCTGGTTTCCCAATGCTGTAGGATTAACCCATTTATCCAAATATGTGGCAGACGGATTAAATGTACAAATTGGCACATTAACTATACACAGTATTTCTGCACATATTTATGAGCATTGTTTTGATGAAGCAAGAAGGTTATGA
- a CDS encoding DUF2226 domain-containing protein yields the protein MELPINRPSQMFYADEVDFNGLLGELKSERFNGFIRVTSGSGEGYILFNEGKQRASSFEDYSKVEALEEIKSIVKDSKTFIEVFDIKKSQMDYIMELNKFFIIDSDLSVDDIVDELKKTEKIPAPVEEMEENPGVISNSVTETHESIKDSLEQVDKQESLNIPEDVEKISRKDEEPEGDGSKHQKENEFIEPGAEGENVDRDELMKKYGLKDISEEEAGNILETYKGGSLSDDDVEKIELTLMNKIKKSILGIPKIRGSEVMVFLDNTSKVSGTVNIITEYEGQGLLSRIMGESRDLENLRKQIINITQMEVKKSFREYPEIVDDFIINVEIR from the coding sequence ATGGAGCTGCCAATTAACAGGCCATCTCAAATGTTTTATGCTGATGAGGTAGACTTCAATGGACTTTTAGGCGAACTAAAATCAGAAAGGTTTAATGGATTTATAAGGGTAACTTCTGGATCTGGTGAAGGTTATATTCTTTTTAACGAAGGTAAACAGAGAGCATCATCATTTGAGGATTATTCAAAAGTAGAGGCACTTGAGGAAATAAAATCTATAGTTAAGGATAGTAAAACGTTTATAGAAGTTTTTGATATTAAAAAATCCCAGATGGATTATATTATGGAACTTAATAAGTTTTTTATAATTGATTCTGATTTAAGCGTTGATGATATTGTTGATGAACTTAAAAAAACTGAAAAAATCCCTGCACCAGTAGAAGAAATGGAGGAAAACCCTGGTGTCATTTCAAACTCTGTTACAGAAACTCATGAAAGCATAAAAGATTCTTTAGAACAGGTAGATAAACAGGAATCTTTAAATATTCCTGAAGATGTTGAAAAAATCTCCAGAAAAGATGAAGAACCTGAAGGTGATGGATCAAAGCATCAAAAGGAAAACGAATTTATAGAGCCTGGAGCTGAAGGTGAAAATGTAGATAGAGACGAACTTATGAAGAAATACGGCCTGAAGGACATTAGCGAAGAAGAAGCTGGTAATATCCTTGAAACATATAAAGGAGGATCATTAAGCGATGATGATGTTGAAAAAATTGAATTAACGCTGATGAATAAAATTAAAAAGTCAATACTTGGTATTCCTAAGATAAGAGGTAGCGAAGTTATGGTATTTTTAGATAATACTTCGAAAGTTTCTGGGACTGTAAACATAATCACCGAATACGAAGGTCAAGGATTATTATCCAGGATCATGGGTGAATCCAGAGATCTTGAAAATTTAAGAAAACAGATAATAAATATTACTCAAATGGAAGTAAAAAAGAGTTTTAGAGAATATCCAGAAATCGTGGATGATTTTATAATTAATGTGGAGATCAGATAG
- a CDS encoding DUF1724 domain-containing protein — MNMNDILDVYDEVKEDLNFITTSSIRTKIILSLKERGKRLNEFKIQGSLKPSLSHALKKLENEDMIFKKGKRYFLSSLGRIYAVKYENLFKSFSAVKNCEKMWLNHLIDGIPSFLIKKIGYLNNSFIVESTPTDIIKPHTYYAEILSRSSNIKIVSPIFYYPLFDLYTSGLQNEAEAEIILTPLIFDAMIKSIGLERLEETISLNNLKFLSIDEDIKIALTVTERFLNLGLFLNDGIYDATMSLVSYDEDAISWGEELYCYYFKKAKIIHLNDI, encoded by the coding sequence ATGAATATGAATGATATCCTGGATGTTTATGATGAGGTAAAGGAAGATTTAAACTTTATTACAACATCCAGTATTCGAACAAAGATCATTTTAAGTTTAAAAGAAAGAGGTAAGCGTTTAAATGAGTTTAAAATCCAGGGAAGTCTAAAGCCCTCATTGTCCCATGCTCTTAAAAAACTTGAAAATGAAGATATGATATTTAAAAAAGGAAAAAGGTATTTTCTATCATCACTTGGTAGAATATACGCTGTTAAATATGAAAATTTATTTAAGTCCTTCAGCGCAGTTAAAAATTGTGAAAAAATGTGGCTGAATCATTTAATAGATGGAATACCTTCTTTTTTAATTAAAAAAATCGGATATCTTAACAATTCTTTTATTGTGGAATCTACCCCCACAGATATTATTAAACCCCATACTTATTATGCTGAAATTCTATCCAGATCCAGTAACATTAAGATTGTTTCCCCAATATTTTATTATCCTCTATTTGACCTGTATACCAGTGGCTTACAAAATGAAGCAGAAGCAGAAATTATATTAACTCCATTAATATTTGATGCCATGATTAAAAGTATAGGCCTGGAAAGGTTAGAAGAAACAATTTCATTAAACAATCTAAAATTTTTAAGCATTGATGAGGATATAAAAATAGCATTAACTGTAACTGAAAGGTTTTTAAATCTGGGTTTATTTTTAAATGACGGCATCTATGATGCCACAATGTCTTTAGTATCCTATGATGAAGATGCTATTAGCTGGGGAGAGGAATTATACTGTTATTATTTTAAAAAAGCGAAAATAATTCATTTAAATGATATTTAG
- the minD gene encoding cell division ATPase MinD, which produces MSTFIGIVSGKGGVGRTTLTFNLGVGMSLFGRNVVMLDLDLVMANMDVITGLLNPEVTLHDVLVRNRSIEDCVYEIEQGIRVIPTGIHFETLRHINPKYISWNKILEEISEYGDIFLMDIPAGINSSIFEGLPENVEMVIVTNSTMMSVADALKIKILSNELNIQIIGFVLNMWYDDGFLLSVNEIESILEVPMIGIIPYDREVERSMALGKSVVEINPSSPTSNAIMQLTAHLLGEEYKPIEPDKEGILNWLKKFIGILPD; this is translated from the coding sequence ATGTCAACGTTTATAGGAATTGTTTCAGGAAAGGGAGGAGTTGGAAGAACCACGTTAACTTTTAACCTTGGAGTTGGAATGTCCCTTTTTGGAAGGAACGTTGTAATGCTGGACTTGGATCTGGTAATGGCCAATATGGACGTGATAACAGGCCTACTAAATCCTGAGGTTACCTTGCACGATGTTCTTGTAAGGAATAGGTCGATAGAAGATTGTGTTTATGAAATAGAACAGGGAATCCGTGTTATTCCCACAGGAATACATTTTGAAACACTTAGACATATAAATCCCAAATATATTTCATGGAACAAGATTTTAGAAGAGATTTCAGAGTATGGGGATATTTTCCTCATGGATATACCTGCAGGAATCAATTCCAGTATTTTTGAAGGTCTTCCTGAAAATGTGGAGATGGTCATTGTAACTAATTCAACAATGATGTCTGTTGCTGATGCCCTTAAAATTAAAATACTCAGTAACGAGCTCAATATTCAGATAATTGGATTTGTACTGAACATGTGGTATGATGATGGGTTTTTACTTTCTGTAAATGAAATAGAATCCATACTGGAAGTCCCTATGATTGGAATAATTCCTTACGACCGTGAAGTTGAGCGATCAATGGCCCTTGGAAAATCTGTAGTTGAAATTAACCCTTCATCCCCTACAAGTAATGCTATCATGCAGCTTACTGCCCATTTACTTGGAGAAGAATATAAACCAATTGAACCAGATAAAGAAGGTATTTTAAACTGGTTGAAAAAATTCATAGGGATTTTACCCGATTAA